A genomic stretch from Prosthecobacter sp. includes:
- a CDS encoding cytochrome B6, which yields MMTAAIAQEDFAALVKRLHDGKPAFAERQQKLLAERYDLADRPAKDVTMARGKPVQTGVRVKLPEDMTWDKLAAMSPDIIKSKNLWPAGFFSLPHPHHEAGGMVFPKPLIDETKKQTARDLTRFDLDFDLPQHFLPEFPAPIYLTTRPDLGDVSQGQLVTVANYYSLFKNVLNPKQLEGLRLLVSPFPQAQFNATEDRRTLHAHLGVSCFDCHANGHTTAATHTVGDIRPNEHRHRIDTPSLRGVNIQRLFGSQRALKTVEDFTEFEQRAAYFDGDPEQATRKGVNILERGSQVHFMAEFQALLDFPPAPKLNVFGKLADTKASEAEARGQTLFFGKAQCATCHPPPYYTDNSMHNLRVERFFTEKVINGRKASADGPIKTFPLRGIKDSPPYLHDDRLLTLEDTIEFFNLVLATNLNEEEKKDLVAFLRTL from the coding sequence ATGATGACCGCTGCCATCGCCCAGGAAGACTTCGCCGCTCTCGTCAAACGCCTGCATGACGGGAAGCCGGCTTTTGCCGAGCGCCAGCAGAAGCTGCTGGCTGAACGCTACGATCTTGCCGACCGCCCGGCAAAGGACGTCACCATGGCACGCGGCAAGCCAGTGCAGACCGGTGTGCGCGTGAAGCTGCCCGAAGACATGACGTGGGACAAACTCGCGGCAATGTCGCCGGACATCATCAAGAGCAAGAACCTGTGGCCGGCAGGCTTTTTTTCCCTTCCGCATCCCCACCATGAAGCCGGGGGCATGGTGTTCCCGAAGCCGCTCATTGACGAAACAAAAAAACAAACCGCGCGTGATCTGACGCGGTTCGACCTCGACTTTGACCTGCCCCAACATTTCCTGCCGGAATTCCCCGCGCCGATTTACCTGACCACACGACCCGACTTGGGCGATGTGTCCCAGGGGCAGCTCGTCACCGTGGCGAACTACTACAGCCTGTTCAAGAATGTCCTCAATCCCAAGCAGCTCGAAGGTCTGCGGTTGCTCGTCTCGCCGTTCCCTCAGGCGCAGTTCAACGCCACCGAGGACCGCCGCACCCTGCATGCACACCTGGGTGTAAGCTGTTTCGACTGCCACGCCAACGGCCACACCACCGCCGCGACGCACACCGTCGGCGACATCCGACCCAACGAGCACCGGCACCGCATTGATACGCCCTCCCTGCGCGGGGTGAACATCCAGCGGCTTTTCGGTTCCCAGCGCGCGCTCAAGACCGTCGAAGACTTCACAGAGTTCGAGCAGCGGGCGGCCTACTTCGATGGTGATCCCGAGCAGGCTACACGCAAAGGCGTGAACATCCTCGAACGCGGCAGCCAGGTTCACTTCATGGCCGAGTTCCAGGCGCTGCTCGATTTCCCGCCGGCGCCCAAGCTCAATGTCTTTGGCAAACTCGCCGACACCAAGGCCAGCGAAGCCGAGGCACGCGGACAGACGCTTTTCTTTGGCAAGGCCCAGTGCGCCACCTGCCACCCGCCGCCCTATTACACTGACAACAGCATGCACAACCTGCGCGTAGAGCGTTTCTTCACTGAAAAGGTGATCAACGGCCGCAAAGCCAGCGCCGACGGCCCCATCAAGACCTTCCCGCTGCGCGGCATCAAAGACTCGCCGCCCTATCTGCACGACGACCGCCTGCTCACGCTCGAAGACACCATTGAATTTTTCAACCTCGTGCTGGCAACCAATCTCAACGAAGAGGAAAAAAAGGATCTCGTGGCATTCCTACGCACGCTCTGA
- a CDS encoding hybrid sensor histidine kinase/response regulator: MTTPDHETILIVDDQEENLRVIGNVLSMMAYDILLASNAEQALQRLAVRTPDLILLDVMMPETDGLTACRQIKAEADWADIPVIFLSADDDKNVIVQALEAGGVDYVTKPFNMAELVSRVRTQLALKRARDQLRTLAEDKDELMGIMAHDLKNSLAGMRLSACLLQSRLADLPPRCAPLVNNIVNASERMLAFMQEFLANQCAEQLQMKSETVNLGDVVTKVAANHMPAASTKKIALTTHLPKEALFVKADHEGLTQTLENLVSNAIKFSPEGGAVEITAQRPMAGMVKCFVRDTGPGFTSEDRTKMFRRYGRLSAQPTGDEPSTGLGLSIVKRLVDAMGGNVTLAESISDSTGAEFVIALPVASTKPEAE; this comes from the coding sequence ATGACGACTCCGGACCACGAAACGATCCTCATTGTTGACGACCAGGAGGAGAATCTCCGAGTCATTGGCAATGTGCTTTCGATGATGGCCTACGACATCCTCCTTGCCAGCAATGCGGAACAGGCCCTCCAGCGGCTTGCCGTACGCACGCCTGACCTCATCCTGCTGGATGTCATGATGCCGGAAACAGACGGACTGACCGCATGCCGCCAGATCAAAGCCGAAGCCGATTGGGCTGACATCCCCGTCATTTTTCTCTCTGCTGACGATGACAAAAATGTCATCGTACAGGCGCTCGAAGCCGGCGGTGTAGATTACGTCACCAAGCCATTCAACATGGCGGAACTGGTTTCTCGCGTACGTACGCAGCTTGCGCTCAAGCGCGCCAGAGACCAGTTGCGTACGCTTGCTGAGGACAAGGATGAACTCATGGGCATCATGGCGCATGACCTGAAGAACAGCCTCGCCGGCATGAGACTCAGCGCATGCCTGCTGCAATCCAGGCTCGCAGATCTACCGCCCCGCTGTGCCCCATTGGTGAACAACATCGTGAACGCCAGCGAACGAATGCTGGCATTCATGCAGGAGTTCCTCGCGAACCAATGTGCCGAACAGCTTCAGATGAAGAGCGAGACTGTTAACTTAGGCGATGTGGTGACAAAGGTTGCGGCCAACCACATGCCCGCCGCCAGCACGAAGAAAATCGCTTTGACCACACACTTGCCCAAGGAAGCCTTGTTTGTGAAGGCAGACCACGAAGGGTTGACACAGACTTTGGAAAACCTGGTGTCGAACGCCATTAAGTTTTCTCCAGAGGGTGGAGCGGTGGAGATCACGGCGCAACGACCGATGGCAGGCATGGTGAAGTGCTTCGTACGCGACACCGGTCCCGGCTTCACCTCCGAAGATCGCACGAAGATGTTCCGGCGGTATGGACGCCTCAGTGCCCAGCCCACTGGCGACGAACCGTCCACGGGACTCGGATTATCTATTGTGAAACGTTTGGTGGATGCGATGGGCGGCAACGTGACTCTGGCTGAGAGCATAAGCGACAGCACTGGCGCAGAATTCGTCATCGCATTACCGGTTGC